The proteins below are encoded in one region of Peribacillus muralis:
- a CDS encoding phytoene desaturase family protein, whose protein sequence is MSKKVIVVGAGVAGLASAIRLQQAGYQVEIYEKGSTPGGKMNRIELDGYTFDLGPSIVMMPELYREIFELCGRNPDDYIPMKKLNPIYRAYFSDIPDTPFDISSDLTELTKMIESISEEDAEGFFLYLHDIYKSFVVAKHHILQRPFRKKADFYNLPMLKKALKLKVYGTADSFIGKYIKNERLKQLISFQTLYIGISPIESPSFYSMIPMIQFLYGVWFIKGGMYTMALAMERLFMELGGTVHYSKDVQEICIHNRKATGIIVDGRKITADFVVCNADFPYAMKHLIKDKAAKGKYTDRKIDSMKYTCSCFLLYLGMNRKYEEIDHVHNFIFNEKLNQNLEDIFDGKKLTNASFYVYIASKMDPSLAPEGKDGLYILMPVSNVATANYQWDEETISYYRSYILDELKKIRGFENIENEIVTETYTTPVDFESKFNAYNGATFGLQPTLAQSSHFRPQSKATHCENLYFTGSSTHPGAGVPIVLLSARITAQELIQDDTGEMFDYSGR, encoded by the coding sequence ATGAGTAAGAAGGTTATTGTCGTGGGGGCAGGTGTTGCAGGGCTTGCCAGTGCAATTAGACTGCAGCAAGCGGGGTACCAGGTGGAGATATATGAAAAAGGATCAACTCCCGGTGGCAAAATGAATCGAATTGAACTGGATGGCTATACATTTGATTTGGGGCCGAGCATCGTCATGATGCCGGAATTATATCGGGAGATCTTCGAACTATGCGGACGTAACCCCGATGATTATATTCCTATGAAAAAATTGAACCCGATTTATCGGGCTTACTTCAGTGATATTCCCGACACTCCTTTTGATATCTCCTCAGACCTTACCGAATTGACAAAGATGATTGAATCGATCAGCGAAGAGGATGCGGAAGGTTTTTTTCTATACCTGCATGATATTTACAAAAGCTTTGTCGTTGCAAAGCATCACATTCTTCAAAGGCCGTTCCGCAAAAAAGCTGATTTTTATAACCTTCCCATGTTGAAGAAAGCTTTGAAGCTAAAAGTATACGGCACTGCAGATTCTTTTATAGGAAAATATATCAAGAATGAACGGCTGAAGCAGTTAATCAGTTTTCAAACGTTATACATAGGCATTTCCCCAATTGAAAGTCCATCTTTTTACAGCATGATTCCCATGATCCAATTTTTATATGGAGTATGGTTCATCAAAGGCGGTATGTATACGATGGCACTTGCTATGGAGAGGCTCTTCATGGAACTTGGAGGAACCGTTCACTATAGCAAAGATGTGCAGGAAATATGCATTCATAATCGCAAGGCGACGGGGATAATCGTGGATGGCAGAAAAATCACCGCGGATTTTGTCGTTTGTAATGCAGACTTCCCATATGCCATGAAACACTTGATAAAAGACAAGGCCGCCAAAGGGAAATATACGGATAGGAAGATTGACAGCATGAAATACACCTGTTCATGTTTTCTTTTATATCTCGGTATGAATCGAAAATATGAAGAAATTGACCATGTACATAATTTTATATTCAATGAAAAACTAAATCAGAATCTGGAAGATATTTTTGACGGGAAGAAACTGACGAATGCCTCCTTTTATGTATACATAGCTTCTAAAATGGATCCTTCCCTTGCGCCCGAGGGAAAAGATGGATTGTATATCCTGATGCCCGTCTCGAATGTAGCAACAGCCAATTATCAATGGGATGAGGAAACCATTTCTTATTATCGCAGCTACATTTTAGATGAATTAAAAAAAATTCGTGGTTTTGAAAACATTGAAAATGAGATTGTGACCGAAACGTATACAACACCAGTGGATTTTGAGTCGAAGTTCAATGCATACAATGGCGCCACTTTTGGTTTGCAACCAACCCTGGCCCAAAGCAGCCACTTCCGTCCGCAAAGCAAAGCAACACATTGTGAAAATTTGTATTTTACCGGAAGCAGCACACATCCTGGAGCGGGTGTCCCTATCGTCCTATTATCCGCGAGGATCACTGCACAGGAACTGATACAAGACGATACAGGTGAAATGTTTGATTATTCAGGAAGATGA
- a CDS encoding glycosyltransferase family 2 protein has translation MTALELINLAIGLLAVMIGIIIFWSLPVPVFSSGKSTGLPFLSIIIPARNEGGRLSPLLQSLQEQRFKQFEILVVDDHSTDNTVAIAESYGSKVLQNEGSGKSSACWRGAKHAKGSWLLFLDADTSFINQDGLKNLLHFYQGKGARGILSLQPYHTVNRLYEHLSVIFNIIVIVGMNVFTIWGSRFKTAGSFGPCILCNRDDYLLSGGHKKIEGEIMDDLALGQAFLDHNLPVHCLGGKGIISLRMYPEGLGSLIEGWCKSFAVGSKSTHPVIMLMVIFWVAGSFITTGALISSIIELNTPVIIFSGVLYILYTLQTAWFARRVGNFRRAVFPLYPLLFLFFTGVYVYSFFRVNVLRSVKWKGRKINV, from the coding sequence ATGACAGCTTTAGAATTGATTAATCTCGCTATTGGTTTACTGGCAGTTATGATTGGCATTATCATATTTTGGTCTTTGCCAGTTCCAGTTTTCTCCTCCGGTAAGAGTACCGGTCTTCCGTTTCTGTCAATCATCATTCCTGCCAGAAATGAAGGAGGCAGGCTCTCACCGTTATTGCAATCCTTGCAGGAACAACGATTCAAGCAATTTGAAATATTGGTCGTTGATGACCATTCAACTGACAATACTGTGGCTATTGCGGAAAGCTACGGTTCAAAGGTTCTCCAAAATGAAGGGTCAGGGAAGTCATCGGCATGCTGGCGTGGTGCGAAGCATGCAAAAGGGAGTTGGTTATTGTTTTTGGATGCGGATACTTCGTTCATCAATCAGGATGGTTTAAAAAATCTGCTGCATTTCTACCAGGGAAAAGGAGCTAGGGGCATTTTATCCTTACAGCCATATCATACAGTTAATCGCTTATATGAACACCTCTCTGTAATATTTAACATTATTGTCATTGTGGGCATGAATGTATTTACCATTTGGGGATCACGGTTCAAAACCGCTGGCTCGTTCGGTCCGTGCATTTTATGCAATAGAGACGATTATCTTTTGTCAGGAGGGCATAAAAAGATCGAAGGGGAAATCATGGATGATCTGGCACTGGGCCAGGCATTTCTTGACCATAATCTCCCGGTTCATTGCTTGGGTGGTAAAGGGATCATCTCTTTACGCATGTACCCGGAAGGCTTGGGCAGCCTTATAGAAGGCTGGTGCAAAAGTTTTGCCGTCGGTTCCAAGTCTACTCATCCAGTCATTATGTTGATGGTTATATTCTGGGTCGCCGGCAGTTTTATCACTACGGGAGCGTTGATCTCGTCAATTATTGAATTAAACACTCCCGTTATTATATTCAGTGGAGTATTGTATATCCTCTATACGCTTCAAACGGCATGGTTTGCCCGTAGGGTCGGAAATTTCAGAAGGGCGGTATTCCCTCTTTATCCACTATTGTTTTTATTTTTCACAGGAGTATATGTATATTCCTTCTTCCGTGTGAATGTTTTACGTTCTGTAAAATGGAAAGGACGTAAAATAAATGTCTAG
- a CDS encoding gamma-type small acid-soluble spore protein, which translates to MEKKNQSGEFRQNATQSETEFASETNAMEVIRQNKQSTKGKFETEFASETNVQEVKKQNQQSESR; encoded by the coding sequence ATGGAAAAGAAAAATCAATCTGGTGAATTTAGACAAAATGCTACTCAATCTGAAACTGAGTTTGCAAGTGAAACAAATGCCATGGAAGTGATACGTCAAAACAAACAATCGACTAAAGGAAAATTCGAAACGGAGTTTGCAAGTGAAACAAATGTCCAGGAAGTAAAAAAGCAAAATCAACAATCAGAAAGCAGATAA
- a CDS encoding cation:proton antiporter: MDHLVFEVGTALLLVAFAALIAGKFKVSNVPILIIIGMLVGPHAPHFGLIDLRFIESDEIIAFLGRVGILFLLFYLGLEFSVKKLMKSGKNIVTGGTYYILINVGMALIYGFLLGLPLKEVLILTGIISFSSSAIVAKVLVDLKRTGNNETELILGIIMFEDIFLAVYLSVVSGLVLSSSGSVWGTLLSTFIAIGYMLIFFVIARKASGVLNKLFNISSDEIFIIVVFALLFFIAGFSETIHVAEAIGALLLGLVFSETDHSDRIEKLVIPFRDFFGAIFFFSFGLSIDPTSLGGAIWMVLGAVIITIIGNFAAGMIAGRKSGLSHRASANIGLTIVSRGEFSIILANLGIAGGLMPILTPFAALYVLTLAILGPIMTKESKHIYNILNKVFKWTPPKIEREQEKEVH; this comes from the coding sequence ATGGACCATTTAGTCTTCGAAGTGGGAACTGCCCTGCTTCTAGTAGCATTTGCTGCTCTCATTGCAGGTAAATTCAAAGTATCCAATGTCCCAATTCTCATTATCATAGGGATGCTCGTTGGCCCTCATGCCCCGCACTTCGGGCTGATCGATCTACGATTCATTGAAAGCGATGAAATCATAGCGTTCCTCGGAAGAGTCGGTATTTTATTTCTCCTGTTTTATTTAGGGCTTGAATTTTCCGTTAAAAAGCTAATGAAATCAGGGAAAAATATCGTGACTGGCGGAACCTATTACATCTTAATCAACGTAGGTATGGCCCTCATCTACGGATTCCTCCTAGGACTCCCATTAAAAGAAGTCCTGATACTAACAGGGATTATCAGCTTTTCATCAAGTGCCATTGTGGCCAAGGTACTGGTGGACCTGAAAAGGACCGGTAATAATGAAACGGAGCTAATCCTTGGTATTATCATGTTTGAAGATATCTTCCTCGCTGTTTATTTATCAGTCGTATCCGGATTGGTATTAAGCTCTTCTGGTTCCGTATGGGGAACACTACTTTCTACTTTCATCGCGATCGGGTATATGCTGATATTCTTCGTGATAGCCCGAAAGGCTTCTGGGGTACTGAATAAATTATTCAATATATCCTCAGATGAAATATTCATCATTGTCGTGTTCGCTTTACTATTCTTCATTGCAGGTTTCTCGGAAACGATTCATGTTGCAGAAGCCATTGGTGCATTATTGCTCGGTTTAGTCTTTTCTGAAACGGACCATAGCGATAGGATCGAAAAGCTTGTCATCCCCTTCCGAGACTTCTTTGGGGCCATATTCTTCTTCAGCTTTGGCTTAAGTATCGATCCGACTTCCCTTGGCGGAGCCATTTGGATGGTTCTTGGGGCCGTCATCATCACTATAATCGGCAACTTTGCCGCTGGTATGATAGCTGGACGCAAATCGGGCCTATCTCACAGGGCTTCCGCCAATATCGGTTTAACGATCGTTTCACGTGGTGAATTCTCCATCATTTTAGCGAATCTAGGCATTGCCGGCGGTTTAATGCCTATACTCACCCCGTTTGCAGCATTATATGTGTTGACCTTAGCGATTCTTGGGCCTATCATGACCAAGGAATCCAAACACATCTATAATATCCTTAATAAAGTCTTCAAATGGACCCCTCCGAAGATTGAAAGGGAACAAGAAAAAGAAGTGCACTAA
- a CDS encoding cation:proton antiporter regulatory subunit has protein sequence MKIRESELPGIGQKFEIITRNDEKLVVVIHDDGRRELYHFDQEHEDVISSITINDQESRQLASIIGGMVYKPQALETIEMSLGDLVIEWFKVEPGSKAINQTIGSIDIRSNYNVTVIAHSKKGKKQLNNPGPDSIIETGDTLVISGERKDIRNLTRELLTDERSD, from the coding sequence GTGAAAATTAGAGAAAGTGAACTTCCTGGTATTGGCCAAAAGTTCGAAATCATAACCAGAAATGATGAAAAGCTAGTAGTCGTCATTCACGATGACGGCCGGCGGGAATTATACCATTTTGATCAAGAGCACGAGGATGTCATTTCAAGCATTACCATTAACGATCAGGAATCAAGGCAATTGGCTTCCATCATTGGCGGCATGGTTTATAAACCACAAGCCCTTGAAACGATTGAAATGTCCCTGGGTGACCTGGTGATTGAATGGTTCAAGGTGGAACCGGGCTCAAAAGCCATCAATCAAACGATTGGTTCGATTGATATCCGGAGCAATTATAACGTTACCGTCATCGCCCATTCGAAAAAGGGTAAAAAACAACTGAATAATCCCGGTCCTGACTCCATCATCGAAACAGGCGATACACTGGTGATATCTGGTGAAAGAAAAGATATCCGTAACCTGACAAGAGAATTATTGACCGACGAAAGGAGTGACTAA
- a CDS encoding tyrosine-type recombinase/integrase: MEYVEAFKDINQISKIKTYLRAHSSRDYLLFVLGINTGMKINEMLEITIADVLDETGKIKEFYEQRMENDEVTQIFLNLKVRTALQEHLKGSKVIEGQFLFLSPKTKKPITRQQAHRIIHDALEGAGLIGKFGASSMRKTFGYHAYKQGVSLALIQKHYHHSSPSETLKYIGISKEKKFKTIIDVNL, encoded by the coding sequence ATGGAATATGTAGAAGCCTTTAAGGACATCAATCAAATCAGCAAAATAAAGACTTATTTACGAGCTCACTCCAGTCGGGATTATTTATTGTTCGTGCTTGGCATCAACACAGGCATGAAAATAAATGAGATGCTGGAAATTACAATCGCCGACGTTCTTGATGAAACGGGCAAAATCAAGGAGTTTTATGAACAACGGATGGAAAATGACGAGGTCACTCAAATTTTCTTAAACCTAAAGGTTCGTACCGCTTTACAAGAGCATCTTAAAGGCTCCAAAGTTATCGAGGGTCAATTTTTATTTCTTTCCCCAAAGACAAAAAAGCCAATCACACGTCAGCAGGCGCACCGAATTATCCATGATGCTTTGGAGGGTGCAGGACTGATAGGTAAATTCGGGGCAAGTTCGATGCGTAAAACTTTCGGCTATCATGCCTATAAACAAGGTGTATCATTAGCTTTGATCCAAAAGCATTATCATCATTCAAGCCCATCGGAGACACTGAAATACATCGGCATATCCAAGGAGAAGAAATTCAAGACGATTATTGATGTAAACTTATGA
- the mreBH gene encoding rod-share determining protein MreBH — protein sequence MLSNTEIGIDLGTANTLVYSKNKGIVFNEPSVVAIDIESNKVLAVGVDAKNMIGKTPGNIVAIRPLKDGVIADFDVTAQMLREIMKKASKALGLSLRKPSVVVCTPSGSTSVERRAIQDAVKSCGAKQVHLIEEPVAAAIGSGLPVEEPVANVIVDIGGGTTEVAIISYGGVVSCNSIRIGGDQLDEDISQYVRKKHNVLIGERTAEAIKKEIGYALVQHSVITMEVRGRDLVTGLPKPITISSTDVQEAIQESLLHILESIRATLEDCPPELSGDIVDQGVILSGGGALLNGIQEWLTNEIVVPVRLADNPLESVAIGTGLSLEVIHKLQKAVY from the coding sequence ATGTTATCAAATACAGAAATAGGCATTGACTTAGGAACTGCAAATACGCTAGTTTACAGTAAAAATAAAGGAATCGTATTTAATGAGCCATCAGTGGTGGCCATTGATATAGAGTCTAATAAAGTATTGGCAGTCGGTGTGGATGCAAAAAACATGATTGGGAAAACACCTGGAAATATCGTGGCAATTCGTCCGCTGAAGGACGGTGTCATTGCAGATTTTGATGTAACCGCACAAATGCTTCGTGAAATCATGAAAAAAGCAAGTAAGGCACTGGGATTATCTCTTCGGAAACCTAGTGTAGTGGTATGTACGCCATCAGGCTCAACGTCTGTCGAAAGAAGGGCGATTCAGGATGCAGTCAAAAGCTGCGGAGCCAAACAGGTCCATCTCATCGAGGAACCGGTGGCGGCAGCAATTGGCTCAGGGCTTCCTGTCGAAGAGCCTGTTGCCAATGTCATCGTCGATATTGGCGGCGGTACGACTGAGGTTGCAATCATATCATACGGCGGAGTAGTATCATGCAATTCAATCAGAATTGGCGGCGATCAATTGGATGAAGATATTAGCCAATATGTCAGGAAAAAACATAATGTGCTGATTGGTGAAAGAACAGCCGAGGCAATAAAAAAAGAAATAGGCTATGCACTTGTTCAACATTCCGTGATAACCATGGAAGTAAGGGGCCGCGATCTCGTAACGGGGCTCCCGAAGCCAATTACAATATCATCCACTGACGTTCAGGAAGCCATCCAGGAATCACTTCTTCACATTTTGGAATCGATCAGGGCAACTTTGGAAGACTGTCCACCTGAATTAAGCGGGGATATCGTCGATCAAGGTGTCATCTTGTCAGGTGGGGGTGCCCTTCTCAACGGGATACAAGAATGGCTGACGAATGAAATTGTCGTCCCTGTCCGACTTGCAGATAATCCGCTTGAATCAGTTGCCATCGGAACCGGACTTTCACTTGAGGTCATTCACAAATTACAAAAAGCGGTATATTAA
- a CDS encoding AbrB family transcriptional regulator yields MRTYLMKSKSVKVIFTSILAFLGGYTFEWLGVYLPWMLGPLFAVMIAKVKLGNYMIWSKPFRSCGLVILGLQLGSSFTKQSLNEMGEYLPVMLFTTIAIILFSMLTGWVVGKRMNLSLSTSMLGSFPGGLSQMVVLSEEMKNSDQTVVGFMQTLRIILVISTVPWLVTHVMSVESGGDAAMVERPFFLFAYDGKMAILMLLTLLSFIFITKRLNFPLPFLLGPLMAAAIFNLVGPGAPEIPDFWLSMSQLLIGTHLGYTLKVDNPRLFRKMFGAVFLSNMLLIGFCYFLSIQLAPQLSLHPNELFLSMAPGGVAEMAVTAMSVHVDLSVVTSFHLFRILFILFLLSPAIKWLDGRNERKQEQGQS; encoded by the coding sequence GTGCGAACATATTTAATGAAAAGTAAGAGTGTTAAAGTCATATTTACATCTATCCTGGCTTTCCTTGGTGGTTATACGTTTGAATGGCTTGGCGTATACTTGCCGTGGATGCTTGGGCCTTTATTTGCAGTCATGATCGCCAAAGTGAAGCTAGGGAATTACATGATCTGGTCTAAGCCCTTCAGAAGCTGTGGGCTGGTCATTCTTGGCCTGCAATTGGGGAGTTCATTCACGAAACAATCTTTAAACGAGATGGGTGAGTATTTGCCTGTCATGCTTTTTACAACAATCGCCATCATTTTATTTTCAATGTTGACCGGATGGGTTGTCGGGAAAAGAATGAATTTATCTCTAAGCACTTCCATGCTTGGCAGTTTTCCCGGCGGTCTTTCCCAAATGGTGGTTTTAAGTGAGGAAATGAAGAATAGTGATCAAACGGTCGTAGGTTTCATGCAAACACTTCGGATCATTCTCGTCATTTCCACCGTACCTTGGCTGGTGACCCATGTGATGTCAGTTGAATCAGGCGGGGATGCGGCCATGGTTGAAAGACCGTTTTTTTTATTTGCTTATGACGGAAAAATGGCCATCTTGATGTTGTTGACTTTGCTATCATTCATCTTCATCACAAAGAGACTGAATTTTCCACTGCCTTTTTTACTGGGTCCCTTAATGGCTGCGGCCATATTCAATTTAGTCGGACCGGGTGCCCCGGAAATACCTGACTTTTGGCTGAGCATGTCACAATTATTGATTGGAACCCATTTAGGCTACACATTGAAGGTGGATAACCCACGACTTTTCAGAAAAATGTTCGGAGCGGTATTCTTAAGTAATATGCTATTGATCGGTTTTTGCTATTTTTTATCGATTCAGTTGGCTCCGCAGCTATCTTTGCACCCGAATGAATTGTTTCTGAGCATGGCCCCTGGCGGTGTGGCGGAAATGGCGGTCACTGCGATGTCCGTGCATGTCGATTTATCCGTTGTCACAAGCTTTCATTTATTCAGGATATTATTCATATTATTTCTTCTTTCGCCCGCCATTAAATGGCTGGATGGAAGAAATGAAAGGAAACAGGAACAGGGGCAAAGCTGA
- the motA gene encoding flagellar motor stator protein MotA: MDITSILGVVLGIVAILVGMVLKGVSVTALINPAAILIIIVGTIAAVVTAFPLSELKRLPKIFKVLFLQQKLTKPEELIKTFSEWAVIARKEGLLALESISDQVDNTFLKNGLNLAVEGQSADYIRDILAEEIDAMEERHLSGAAIFSQAGTYAPTLGVLGAVIGLIAALGNMADTEALGHAISAAFVATLMGIYTGYVLWHPFANKLKRKSQQEVRIKEMMIEGILSIIEGEAPRTIEQKLTSYLPAGDRKKWLEGDVREDG, translated from the coding sequence ATGGATATAACTTCAATTTTGGGTGTAGTTCTGGGTATTGTGGCCATCTTGGTCGGGATGGTGTTGAAGGGAGTAAGTGTAACGGCGTTAATTAATCCGGCTGCCATTTTGATCATTATTGTAGGGACGATTGCCGCAGTCGTAACGGCTTTTCCTTTGTCGGAATTAAAAAGGCTACCAAAAATATTCAAGGTTTTATTCCTGCAGCAAAAATTGACAAAGCCGGAGGAATTAATCAAAACTTTTTCGGAATGGGCGGTCATTGCCAGGAAGGAAGGCTTATTGGCCTTGGAAAGCATTTCGGATCAAGTGGATAATACCTTTTTAAAAAATGGCTTGAATCTTGCTGTTGAAGGTCAGAGTGCCGATTACATTCGGGATATTTTGGCTGAGGAAATCGATGCGATGGAAGAACGTCATTTAAGCGGGGCAGCGATTTTCAGTCAAGCGGGAACCTATGCACCGACACTCGGAGTGTTGGGTGCAGTAATCGGATTGATTGCTGCGTTAGGGAATATGGCTGACACGGAGGCATTGGGACATGCAATATCTGCCGCGTTCGTTGCAACCTTGATGGGGATTTACACGGGGTATGTGTTATGGCACCCCTTTGCCAATAAGCTGAAGCGGAAATCGCAGCAGGAGGTCCGGATCAAGGAAATGATGATAGAGGGGATTCTGTCAATCATCGAAGGAGAAGCGCCAAGGACGATTGAACAGAAATTGACATCATATTTACCTGCTGGCGATCGGAAAAAATGGCTGGAAGGCGATGTGAGAGAGGATGGCTAG
- the motB gene encoding flagellar motor protein MotB, whose protein sequence is MARRKKKHRHEEHIDESWLVPYADILTLLLALFIVLFASSSVDAVKFQQLSNVFNQVFTSGSGFMEFPSDSPSNEPTSPEQKAGAEDLEKLGKNEQEELTEVKRRVDAYIEKNDLTDKLDTSLTDEGMLISIRENVLFESGVAEVRRANRKIAKEISTLLVMDLPRNIIVSGHTDNIPIKNYQYESNWDLSVMRSVNFMKLLLENKNLDPEMFSAKGHGEFKPVASNETKKGRAKNRRVEILIVPRTAINE, encoded by the coding sequence ATGGCTAGGCGGAAAAAGAAACATAGGCATGAAGAGCATATCGATGAGTCCTGGTTGGTTCCGTATGCAGATATCTTAACATTGCTTCTAGCTCTTTTTATCGTTTTATTCGCTTCTAGTTCGGTGGATGCAGTAAAGTTCCAGCAATTGTCCAATGTCTTTAACCAGGTGTTTACGAGCGGATCGGGGTTTATGGAATTCCCGAGTGATTCACCGAGCAATGAGCCGACATCGCCAGAGCAAAAAGCAGGGGCTGAGGATCTTGAGAAATTAGGAAAAAATGAGCAGGAAGAGCTTACAGAAGTGAAGAGGCGTGTGGATGCGTATATCGAAAAGAATGATTTAACGGATAAATTGGATACGAGCCTTACGGATGAAGGCATGTTGATTTCGATAAGGGAAAATGTTCTGTTTGAATCGGGTGTTGCTGAGGTTAGAAGAGCAAATCGGAAAATCGCTAAGGAAATATCCACTTTATTGGTCATGGACTTACCCCGAAACATTATTGTAAGCGGGCATACCGACAATATCCCGATCAAGAATTACCAATATGAATCCAATTGGGATCTGAGTGTGATGCGTTCCGTCAATTTCATGAAGCTTCTTCTCGAAAATAAAAATTTGGACCCTGAGATGTTCAGTGCTAAGGGACATGGGGAATTCAAGCCAGTGGCTTCTAACGAAACGAAAAAAGGAAGAGCGAAAAATCGGAGAGTTGAAATCCTGATTGTTCCGCGGACAGCAATAAATGAGTGA
- a CDS encoding late competence development ComFB family protein, whose product MDREYINVMEEIVVTWVQVLMSGMEYQTFCSCRKCKNDIITLSLNNMPNYYVTTEEGRMRIFENLNTEENRKWINKRIINAIHVVGQYPKH is encoded by the coding sequence ATGGATAGAGAATATATAAATGTGATGGAAGAAATCGTTGTCACATGGGTTCAGGTTTTAATGTCAGGCATGGAATACCAAACCTTTTGTTCATGCAGGAAATGTAAAAATGACATCATCACATTATCATTGAATAACATGCCAAACTACTATGTAACCACAGAAGAAGGACGTATGCGGATATTTGAAAATCTGAATACGGAAGAAAATCGGAAATGGATCAATAAGAGGATCATCAATGCCATACACGTTGTGGGCCAATATCCGAAACATTGA
- a CDS encoding type 1 glutamine amidotransferase domain-containing protein, with the protein MSKKIACVVTNMFEDSEYSEPARAFEEAGHTVTTIEMEKGKTVKGKQGEVEVKIDESIDSVKPEDFDALFIPGGFSPDQLRADERFVTFAKAFMNDRKPVFAICHGPQLLITAKALEGRHATGYTSIKVDMEYAGATYLDKEVVVCGNQLVTSRTPEDLPAFNRESLNLLK; encoded by the coding sequence ATGAGTAAAAAAATTGCATGTGTAGTGACGAATATGTTTGAGGATTCGGAATATAGTGAACCGGCCAGGGCTTTTGAGGAAGCTGGCCATACGGTAACGACAATCGAAATGGAAAAAGGGAAAACGGTTAAAGGAAAACAAGGTGAAGTTGAAGTCAAGATTGATGAAAGCATAGATTCGGTTAAACCGGAGGATTTTGATGCATTGTTCATTCCTGGCGGTTTCTCGCCTGACCAGCTGCGTGCAGACGAACGCTTTGTAACATTTGCGAAGGCGTTCATGAATGATAGAAAACCCGTCTTTGCAATTTGTCACGGACCGCAGCTGCTGATTACGGCTAAGGCACTTGAAGGGCGCCACGCAACAGGCTATACCTCGATTAAAGTCGATATGGAGTATGCAGGTGCCACCTATTTGGACAAGGAGGTTGTGGTTTGCGGCAACCAGCTTGTGACAAGCAGAACACCTGAAGATCTTCCTGCTTTTAACCGGGAATCGCTGAACTTATTAAAATGA
- the map gene encoding type I methionyl aminopeptidase: MIVLKSAREIQAMHESGKILAACHREIAKMIAPGVTTWEIEEFVEGFLKKHGAKPEQKGYKGYEYATCASINEEICHGFPRKTPLKNGDIVTIDMVVNHNGALADSAWTYTVGKVSKETEHLVQVTKESLYKAIEVSVVGNRIGDIGHAIQSYVEAEGFSVVRDFIGHGIGNVIHEEPQVPHYGLPNKGPRLKEGMVFTIEPMVNVGTYKVSRDANGWTASTADGKYSAQYEHTIAITKNGPLILTEQ; this comes from the coding sequence TTGATCGTATTAAAGTCAGCACGTGAAATTCAAGCGATGCATGAATCAGGTAAAATTTTGGCCGCTTGTCATAGGGAAATCGCTAAAATGATCGCTCCTGGTGTGACCACGTGGGAAATAGAGGAATTTGTCGAGGGGTTTCTAAAAAAACATGGAGCGAAGCCTGAACAAAAAGGATACAAAGGGTATGAATATGCGACATGTGCAAGCATAAATGAAGAAATCTGCCATGGATTCCCTCGTAAAACACCTTTGAAAAATGGAGATATCGTAACGATTGATATGGTCGTCAATCATAATGGAGCCCTTGCCGACTCGGCCTGGACGTATACGGTCGGAAAGGTTTCGAAGGAAACGGAACATTTAGTGCAAGTGACGAAGGAATCTTTGTATAAGGCCATCGAAGTTAGTGTGGTAGGCAATCGGATAGGTGATATTGGTCATGCCATCCAATCATATGTCGAGGCGGAGGGCTTTTCGGTCGTTCGTGATTTCATCGGACATGGGATAGGAAATGTCATTCATGAAGAGCCTCAGGTTCCGCATTATGGGCTTCCGAATAAAGGTCCGCGCCTTAAGGAAGGCATGGTATTCACGATCGAGCCGATGGTCAACGTAGGTACATATAAGGTCAGCCGGGATGCGAATGGATGGACGGCTTCCACTGCAGACGGGAAATACTCGGCCCAATATGAGCACACAATCGCCATCACAAAAAACGGTCCGCTTATCCTTACGGAGCAATGA